From the genome of Yoonia sp. R2331, one region includes:
- a CDS encoding DUF6878 family protein produces MTNPQIDYAAMAAQWRAERETTLKASRVELFAQLRALGISEVTAEYQGYGDSGNVEDVTVQPAEVQLPEPLATEVGDFAWSLAYHHHPGFENNEGGYGTLTWDIALDSITLDHADRYVECSHSFDEGL; encoded by the coding sequence ATGACCAATCCCCAGATCGACTATGCCGCAATGGCGGCTCAGTGGCGTGCAGAGCGCGAAACCACCTTGAAGGCATCCAGAGTAGAGCTGTTCGCGCAACTACGTGCGCTTGGCATCAGCGAGGTCACTGCCGAATACCAAGGCTATGGCGACTCCGGCAATGTCGAGGATGTGACGGTGCAGCCTGCAGAGGTCCAACTGCCGGAGCCGCTTGCCACAGAGGTTGGCGACTTCGCCTGGTCGCTCGCTTATCACCATCACCCGGGGTTCGAAAACAACGAGGGCGGCTACGGCACGCTGACCTGGGACATAGCACTAGACAGCATCACCCTCGATCACGCGGACCGCTATGTCGAATGCTCGCACAGCTTTGACGAGGGGCTGTGA
- a CDS encoding DUF736 family protein, giving the protein MFAGTLTRNVETAAAEYTGMIHSTRFDIAIQLEARAKMSERSPDFDVTAVNKSGRKVRIGTAWNETGNTSGNPYISMQIDVGLGPFRVNAVQTKEARAAQSGAFEIIPLVSNGLMKSGSISGELTAMDADNAFTGYIANMMFDLEFMLIENSYKTEETHPDYRIEVSSPRGTPIRVGSAWMTKSSRTGNDYLSLLINTPDGDLRVNAVQNEEQRGGQTFSIIPFIDSGEQLQDAGAGLSLVA; this is encoded by the coding sequence ATGTTCGCAGGAACCCTCACCCGCAATGTCGAGACCGCAGCCGCCGAGTACACCGGCATGATCCACTCGACGCGCTTTGACATCGCCATCCAGTTGGAGGCACGGGCCAAGATGTCCGAACGCAGCCCGGATTTTGACGTGACGGCAGTCAACAAATCCGGTCGCAAGGTGCGCATCGGCACGGCCTGGAACGAGACCGGCAATACCAGCGGCAACCCCTACATCTCGATGCAGATCGATGTCGGCCTGGGCCCTTTCCGGGTCAACGCGGTGCAGACGAAAGAGGCGCGTGCGGCCCAGAGCGGCGCGTTCGAGATCATCCCGCTGGTCTCGAACGGGCTGATGAAATCCGGCTCGATCTCGGGCGAGCTGACCGCCATGGACGCCGATAACGCCTTCACCGGCTACATCGCCAACATGATGTTCGATCTGGAGTTCATGCTGATCGAGAACAGCTACAAGACCGAGGAGACCCACCCCGACTACCGCATCGAGGTCAGCTCGCCGCGGGGCACGCCGATCCGCGTCGGCTCAGCTTGGATGACGAAAAGCAGCCGCACGGGCAACGACTATCTGTCGCTGCTGATCAACACGCCCGATGGCGATCTGCGCGTCAACGCCGTGCAGAACGAAGAACAGCGCGGCGGGCAGACCTTCTCGATCATCCCGTTCATCGACAGCGGTGAGCAGCTGCAGGACGCGGGCGCGGGGCTGTCGCTGGTCGCGTGA
- a CDS encoding GAF domain-containing protein yields MYHRGQTFMPRTVAHIEKVLEVANSSSAAARSRLAASWRRSAEKHGLDPGEKRSPERIDVTHLRERTGAFEKFMTVASPRLDNLYSLVGQSGCAVLLTDDDGVVLDQRVSEADAAIFEAWGLCVGADWSEEREGTNGIGTCLAEQRKVIIHRDEHFYARNTAMSCIDAPIYGAEGQIVAALDVSSARADQTEAFNRLIGAQVAQTARAIEEANFRAAFEKARIVVAESDDAEAATLLAIDGDDLIIGATREARRVFGFDSIGALVPRPASDVLGREDGPTGFKKAERAAVVRALTRAGGNVSQAARQLGIGRATLYRRMKRLGLDQT; encoded by the coding sequence ATGTATCATAGAGGTCAAACATTCATGCCCAGAACAGTTGCCCACATCGAAAAAGTTCTGGAAGTCGCAAATTCGTCTTCTGCAGCAGCTCGGTCCCGACTGGCTGCGAGTTGGCGTCGTTCTGCAGAGAAGCATGGGCTTGATCCGGGCGAAAAACGGAGCCCTGAGCGTATCGATGTCACGCATCTGCGCGAACGTACCGGAGCGTTCGAGAAATTCATGACAGTGGCTTCTCCCAGGTTGGACAATTTGTATTCGCTGGTTGGTCAATCAGGATGTGCCGTTCTGCTGACCGATGATGATGGTGTTGTTCTGGATCAGAGGGTTTCAGAGGCAGATGCTGCGATTTTCGAGGCTTGGGGACTTTGTGTTGGGGCTGATTGGAGTGAAGAACGTGAAGGGACCAATGGCATCGGGACTTGCCTTGCCGAGCAGAGGAAGGTCATCATCCATCGGGACGAACATTTCTATGCACGAAACACTGCAATGAGCTGCATCGACGCGCCTATTTATGGTGCAGAAGGGCAAATCGTTGCAGCGTTGGATGTATCGTCGGCTCGAGCAGATCAAACCGAAGCCTTCAATCGCCTCATTGGTGCTCAGGTCGCTCAAACCGCGCGCGCAATAGAAGAAGCCAACTTTCGGGCAGCTTTTGAAAAGGCACGCATTGTTGTTGCCGAGAGTGATGATGCTGAGGCCGCGACCCTTCTGGCAATAGATGGCGATGACCTGATAATAGGCGCCACTCGCGAGGCTAGACGGGTGTTTGGGTTTGATTCAATCGGAGCCCTCGTGCCTCGACCAGCCAGTGATGTATTGGGCCGGGAAGATGGACCAACTGGTTTCAAAAAGGCCGAGCGCGCAGCCGTTGTCCGGGCTTTGACGCGAGCTGGGGGCAATGTTTCCCAAGCGGCCCGGCAACTGGGAATAGGCCGTGCAACGCTTTATCGCCGCATGAAGAGGCTTGGCTTGGATCAAACCTGA
- a CDS encoding aldehyde dehydrogenase family protein: MNDMTHTETGTYVSPFKPRYENFIGGEFTPPVKGQYFTNVTPITGEAITECARSDEADIELALDAAHAAKDSWGKTSAAERSNLLLKIADAIDANLERLAQAETWDNGKPIRETMAADIPLSADHFRYFAGVLRGQEGNMSEIDADTVAYHFHEPLGVVGQIIPWNFSILMAAWKLAPALAAGNCIVLKPAEQTPAAIMILAEIMAEYLPAGVLNIVNGYGAEVGAPLARSPRIAKIAFTGSTATGRKIMEAATENLIPVTLELGGKSPNIFFSDVMAKDDEFLDKAVEGFVLFAFNQGEVCTCPSRALVQEDIYDEFIARCIERVKAIKHGDPRNPDTMVGAQASTEQQEKILSYLTIGREEGAQVLVGGDAARFNGELAGGNYIQPTILKGHNKMRVFQEEIFGPVVSVTTFKDEAEALAIANDTMYGLGAGVWSRDANTCYRFGRAIEAGRVWVNNYHAYPAHAAFGGYKQSGIGRETHKMMLDHYQQTKNILMSYNPNKLGFF, from the coding sequence ATGAACGATATGACCCACACTGAGACTGGCACTTATGTCTCACCTTTCAAGCCTCGCTATGAAAACTTCATTGGCGGCGAGTTCACTCCGCCGGTGAAAGGGCAGTATTTTACAAACGTGACCCCAATCACTGGTGAGGCGATCACGGAATGCGCACGTTCCGATGAGGCGGACATTGAATTGGCCCTTGATGCAGCGCATGCCGCAAAAGACAGCTGGGGCAAAACTTCGGCTGCAGAGCGTTCAAATCTTCTGTTGAAAATTGCGGACGCAATTGATGCAAACCTTGAGCGCCTTGCGCAGGCTGAAACCTGGGACAACGGTAAGCCAATTCGCGAAACCATGGCCGCAGACATTCCTCTGTCCGCCGACCACTTCCGGTATTTTGCAGGTGTGTTACGTGGCCAGGAGGGCAATATGAGTGAAATCGACGCTGATACAGTCGCATATCACTTTCACGAACCACTGGGTGTCGTCGGCCAGATTATTCCCTGGAACTTCTCAATCCTGATGGCGGCATGGAAACTTGCACCGGCCCTGGCAGCGGGCAACTGTATCGTGCTGAAGCCAGCTGAACAGACGCCTGCGGCCATCATGATCTTGGCTGAAATCATGGCTGAATATCTGCCAGCAGGTGTCCTGAACATCGTCAACGGCTACGGAGCTGAGGTGGGTGCACCCCTGGCCCGATCTCCACGGATCGCTAAGATCGCTTTCACCGGCTCTACCGCGACAGGGCGCAAAATTATGGAAGCTGCGACCGAAAATCTGATCCCGGTGACGCTGGAACTTGGTGGCAAAAGCCCGAACATCTTCTTCTCGGATGTTATGGCCAAAGATGACGAGTTTCTCGACAAAGCCGTCGAAGGCTTTGTTCTCTTTGCCTTCAATCAGGGCGAAGTCTGCACCTGTCCGTCGCGAGCTTTGGTGCAGGAAGATATCTATGACGAGTTTATCGCCCGTTGCATTGAGCGTGTAAAAGCGATCAAACACGGAGATCCGCGTAATCCTGATACCATGGTTGGCGCGCAAGCCAGCACCGAACAGCAGGAAAAGATCCTTTCTTACCTGACCATCGGTCGCGAAGAGGGTGCTCAGGTTCTGGTCGGCGGCGACGCCGCCCGGTTCAACGGAGAATTGGCAGGTGGAAACTACATTCAGCCAACTATCCTCAAGGGCCACAACAAAATGCGCGTCTTCCAGGAGGAGATCTTTGGGCCGGTTGTGTCGGTTACAACCTTTAAGGATGAAGCCGAAGCGCTGGCGATTGCCAACGACACGATGTACGGTCTGGGAGCAGGTGTCTGGTCACGTGATGCGAACACCTGCTATCGGTTTGGCCGGGCCATTGAGGCGGGTCGCGTATGGGTAAACAACTATCACGCCTACCCGGCCCACGCTGCATTTGGCGGCTATAAGCAGTCGGGCATCGGACGCGAGACTCATAAGATGATGCTGGACCACTATCAGCAGACCAAAAACATTCTGATGAGCTATAATCCCAACAAGCTGGGCTTCTTCTAA
- a CDS encoding DUF2493 domain-containing protein, which produces MAYDTANTYETIELFGLTEKDAQLPIPEDHILTDRIIRESFEALLGPLRGTGLEAEIEPLAHGLATILQRRKVALGKEVDRTADKIGALAKSHDGSEIAETALEEAQARFLQLREIVGAIEVMSEAAAECYEIETGHAFIPAAGSRASVRAQETGAVFEARQLLEQHDRETAEKSKVEGVPLIVSGATDWTDVDVIFNTLDKVRERIKQNRNQEIFLCHKGGKHGAEMIAARWARARGIAQARFDPRWSAHGRAAPFKCNDEILDDKFAATGVVLFGGNGVALNLGQKAEAKGLTVMRVAGPVKKASQE; this is translated from the coding sequence ATGGCTTACGACACCGCAAACACCTACGAGACCATTGAGCTTTTCGGACTGACCGAGAAGGACGCACAGCTGCCGATCCCCGAGGATCACATCCTGACCGACCGCATCATCCGCGAGAGCTTCGAGGCTTTGCTCGGGCCGCTGCGCGGGACCGGGCTTGAAGCGGAAATCGAACCGCTGGCGCACGGGCTCGCCACGATCCTGCAGCGCCGGAAGGTGGCGCTTGGCAAGGAGGTCGACCGCACCGCCGACAAGATCGGCGCGCTGGCAAAATCTCACGACGGATCAGAGATCGCCGAGACCGCGCTCGAAGAGGCGCAGGCGCGCTTTCTGCAGCTGCGCGAGATTGTCGGCGCCATTGAGGTGATGAGCGAGGCAGCGGCGGAATGCTACGAGATCGAGACGGGTCACGCCTTCATCCCGGCAGCCGGGTCGCGCGCAAGCGTCCGGGCGCAAGAGACCGGGGCGGTCTTTGAGGCACGGCAGCTCCTGGAGCAGCACGACCGCGAGACCGCCGAGAAGTCGAAAGTCGAGGGGGTGCCCCTGATCGTCTCGGGCGCCACCGACTGGACCGATGTCGATGTGATCTTCAACACGCTCGACAAGGTTCGCGAACGGATCAAACAGAACCGCAATCAGGAGATCTTCCTCTGCCACAAAGGTGGCAAGCACGGGGCGGAGATGATTGCGGCTCGGTGGGCCCGGGCACGTGGGATAGCACAGGCGCGCTTTGATCCGCGCTGGTCTGCCCATGGGCGGGCGGCACCGTTCAAGTGCAACGACGAAATACTGGACGACAAGTTCGCGGCGACGGGAGTTGTACTCTTCGGCGGCAACGGGGTCGCGCTGAACCTCGGGCAGAAGGCCGAAGCGAAAGGCCTGACGGTCATGCGGGTTGCGGGCCCGGTGAAGAAGGCGTCGCAGGAGTGA
- a CDS encoding helix-turn-helix domain-containing protein encodes MSRTKRLTETEKMQIVREAAQGVSTSDLAERFGVTSRAVRYILKADAERQTDAAIPVSAVSVKVTAAELEELDEILAKAGIESRAEGLRRLIQAAGGVFVPDAQMAAEMARYRATLHEVGNGVVQIAKQMTQANRMGQGAGPEFTEMRLAQMRGLARFILDSADEIDLLLRRRRDAMKLEATSALKEFAHAAE; translated from the coding sequence ATGTCCCGAACAAAACGCCTGACAGAGACGGAGAAGATGCAGATCGTCCGCGAGGCGGCGCAGGGTGTGTCGACGTCTGACCTCGCTGAGCGTTTTGGCGTCACATCACGCGCTGTGCGCTACATCCTGAAAGCCGATGCCGAGCGCCAGACAGATGCCGCCATCCCGGTTTCAGCAGTCAGTGTGAAGGTCACGGCTGCGGAGCTTGAGGAGCTCGACGAGATATTGGCGAAGGCGGGGATCGAGAGCCGGGCCGAGGGGTTGCGGCGGCTTATCCAGGCGGCAGGCGGGGTATTCGTTCCGGACGCTCAGATGGCGGCTGAGATGGCCCGCTATCGGGCCACCCTACATGAGGTTGGCAATGGTGTCGTCCAGATCGCCAAGCAGATGACGCAGGCCAATCGGATGGGGCAGGGGGCTGGTCCAGAGTTCACCGAAATGCGTCTTGCCCAGATGCGCGGACTGGCGCGGTTCATTCTGGATTCTGCCGACGAGATCGACCTGCTTCTGCGTCGCCGTCGGGACGCAATGAAGCTCGAAGCCACGAGCGCATTGAAGGAGTTCGCTCATGCCGCTGAATGA
- a CDS encoding relaxase/mobilization nuclease domain-containing protein — translation MPLNDAVDAVTGEVFRDGWSRIRGSMQGLHVAKQTQLVRAAAGHRPAVFKAIRGGGTHNKSQLMNQLDYLTTKSTHIVDSSGFLDGKTKLEVGDIKDLTERFAKRWDAGFKPKLGQTTHMLMSFPIGTRGEDVRDIATDVAERFFQTDAGHFDYIIAVHEDRDHPHAHLVLNRRSQEGEFFFLGRNHRFNYDDFRLAMVEEAEKYGVRLEATRRVERGVVHYSARASEIYAAKEEGRAPVERERVGADLTQTLAEIANTRTVYHSLATEASRESREDIAAALFRAGEVLAHGGQVDRTGDVYMAEDQSFEDLRSLYAEKLARVQGMITEKPDTERPELEKRLIKIQTQVQHMQPLGLRSSTLSEAPSEGGVYSEANIQESQLERLVEPHLRSRIDAALRGTGISTAEVVARIETGASNAALEHQWIADDLAKVAEARDLNLERRADLEQARDILNDVHVALGTLLERENVLRRDGVTGAVSERFHYHEDAVRAMEGTIRQEMRAEGLKAQQIEDREWEVVSKAERRIEAEQRAYLEVHPELLARPDDVIDRSEPYRETITDAARASEIAREVDRIMEARDVRTPVADAVADDLRTRYPDMPSHLARGLGATYAAVAEIRDTEAINQVRRETELRDGIGVGTRDEALAARDETAMRSDERTDRLADEIARVLDHERAGELSAPFETEAERDAFREEIARALDVRQLERLTSGDADALDKVLEDRLDRLYVAKVYLQSDAATANTEALRQVVDDLADAEYEKHRTGDVDGETERGQVH, via the coding sequence ATGCCGCTGAATGACGCCGTCGACGCCGTCACCGGCGAGGTCTTCCGGGACGGCTGGAGCCGGATCAGGGGCTCGATGCAGGGGCTGCATGTCGCCAAGCAGACCCAGCTTGTACGTGCGGCAGCGGGGCATCGGCCAGCGGTCTTCAAGGCGATCCGGGGCGGGGGGACGCACAACAAATCGCAGCTGATGAACCAGCTCGATTACCTCACCACCAAGTCCACGCATATCGTGGACTCGAGCGGGTTCCTGGATGGCAAGACGAAGCTCGAGGTGGGTGACATCAAGGACCTCACCGAGCGCTTTGCCAAGCGGTGGGATGCGGGCTTCAAGCCCAAGCTTGGTCAGACCACCCACATGCTCATGTCCTTCCCAATCGGCACGCGCGGCGAGGATGTGCGCGACATTGCGACGGATGTGGCCGAGCGGTTCTTCCAGACTGATGCGGGGCATTTCGACTACATCATCGCGGTGCATGAGGACCGCGATCACCCCCATGCGCATCTGGTGCTGAACCGCCGCTCGCAGGAGGGCGAGTTCTTCTTCCTCGGGCGCAACCATCGCTTCAACTATGACGACTTCCGCCTCGCCATGGTCGAGGAGGCGGAAAAGTACGGCGTGCGCCTGGAAGCCACGCGCCGCGTCGAACGCGGGGTTGTGCATTACTCCGCCCGCGCCAGCGAGATCTATGCGGCGAAAGAAGAGGGTCGCGCGCCTGTTGAGCGGGAGCGTGTGGGGGCCGATCTGACGCAGACGTTGGCGGAGATCGCCAATACCAGAACCGTCTACCATTCGCTTGCCACGGAGGCCTCGCGGGAGTCCCGCGAGGATATCGCCGCAGCGCTCTTCCGCGCGGGCGAGGTGCTGGCGCATGGCGGGCAGGTGGACCGAACAGGAGATGTGTATATGGCCGAGGATCAAAGTTTCGAGGATCTGAGAAGCCTCTATGCGGAGAAGCTCGCGCGGGTGCAAGGCATGATCACCGAGAAGCCTGACACGGAACGTCCCGAGCTGGAAAAACGCCTCATCAAGATCCAGACGCAGGTCCAGCACATGCAGCCGCTCGGATTGCGGTCGAGCACGCTGTCTGAGGCCCCCTCGGAGGGCGGGGTTTACTCAGAGGCAAACATACAAGAGAGCCAGCTCGAACGCCTTGTCGAGCCGCACTTGCGGTCGCGGATTGACGCGGCCCTGCGCGGCACCGGGATCAGTACAGCGGAAGTGGTCGCCCGGATCGAGACGGGCGCCTCCAATGCAGCACTCGAGCATCAATGGATCGCCGATGATCTCGCCAAGGTGGCCGAGGCGCGCGATCTGAACCTCGAACGCCGCGCCGATCTGGAACAGGCGCGCGACATCCTGAATGACGTGCATGTCGCGCTTGGCACGCTTTTGGAACGGGAGAACGTGCTGCGCCGGGATGGTGTCACGGGAGCGGTGAGCGAGCGGTTCCACTATCACGAGGATGCGGTGCGGGCGATGGAAGGGACAATCCGTCAGGAGATGCGCGCAGAAGGTCTGAAAGCGCAGCAAATCGAAGATCGGGAGTGGGAGGTGGTCTCAAAGGCAGAGCGCCGGATCGAGGCGGAGCAGCGCGCGTATCTTGAGGTACACCCGGAGCTGCTCGCCCGTCCGGACGATGTGATCGACCGGTCCGAGCCCTACAGGGAGACCATCACCGATGCGGCCCGCGCCAGTGAGATCGCCCGCGAGGTCGACCGGATCATGGAGGCACGCGATGTCCGCACGCCTGTTGCAGATGCTGTCGCGGATGACTTGCGCACGCGATATCCGGACATGCCGTCGCACCTCGCCCGCGGGCTTGGCGCGACCTACGCGGCCGTCGCCGAGATCCGCGACACGGAGGCCATCAATCAGGTCCGCCGCGAAACCGAGTTACGAGACGGGATTGGGGTTGGCACACGCGACGAAGCTCTCGCAGCCCGCGATGAAACGGCGATGCGGTCTGATGAACGTACCGACCGTCTCGCAGACGAGATTGCACGTGTCCTGGACCATGAGCGGGCGGGGGAGTTGTCCGCGCCCTTCGAGACCGAGGCGGAGCGGGACGCGTTCCGCGAGGAGATCGCGCGGGCGCTGGACGTTCGCCAACTTGAGCGGCTCACATCCGGCGATGCCGATGCGCTGGACAAGGTTCTCGAGGACCGTCTCGACCGGCTCTATGTCGCCAAGGTCTACCTGCAATCCGATGCCGCGACGGCCAACACGGAGGCCTTGCGCCAGGTGGTCGATGATCTTGCCGACGCCGAGTATGAAAAACACCGCACTGGCGATGTGGATGGCGAGACCGAGCGGGGACAGGTCCATTGA
- a CDS encoding type IV secretory system conjugative DNA transfer family protein — MGKARIATGVLLVTLVTGAMGYTIASAVLTYQDLGFGAEIDFAYIAQNYITILDRRPEDAQLIHLIVGSFAAAGLMLSLALSGSALTRFGQTHWQSAREMKANGFFGAPGTGFILGKLGPPGSRANYICSKVFPHALIVAPTGRGKTTGFVIPNLLTWQGSAVTLDVKGECFEATARHRAAQGDKVYRFAPTDWEGKRTHRYNPLLRIFELRDPARQQMELQLLATLFLQSDNDRVQGLLKGGIDLFVAAGLLAFQRKRPTLGEIYRIAASGGNKQKEYFARGHEVDNRAAKLIFTRLASTNNDTLTSYVSLLMTSGLDQWQNPAIDEATAVSDFDFRTIRKKPFSVYLVVQPLMVKPLAPLIRLFFSDLLSAMQEKDPGPDEPWPVMIMLDEFNRLGKMPIVVESIETLRTYRGHLAVVTQTIPALDEIYGENTRRALQGNAGVKLYLTPSDEKTVEELSKAVGKTTKTVVTRSQSIGKNPFEGRSQSTRTEESSLLPEDEARRLPLDEIVMVIDAQMPVRAKRIQYFDDRLFRAIHAAQSGELPFPELGGGGPQGNLPLSMRAMPMTPPPDGQSGPNTEVDAAHQAAAGQPSAHVVPKKTAPVVQAVIAEEQRQMEMDFGGQVMDAETASAVGEAQMRSAVGGLDDMEAMLREDGGQKLVAR, encoded by the coding sequence ATGGGAAAAGCGCGGATCGCCACGGGCGTCCTGCTTGTGACGCTGGTGACCGGGGCCATGGGCTATACCATCGCCTCGGCGGTGCTGACCTACCAGGATCTTGGGTTTGGGGCCGAGATCGACTTTGCTTATATCGCGCAGAACTACATCACGATCCTCGATCGCCGCCCGGAGGACGCGCAACTTATTCACCTGATCGTCGGCAGCTTCGCCGCCGCCGGCCTGATGCTGAGCCTCGCCCTTTCAGGCTCGGCCCTCACACGCTTTGGCCAGACCCATTGGCAGTCTGCGCGCGAGATGAAGGCCAATGGCTTCTTCGGGGCGCCAGGGACCGGGTTCATCCTCGGCAAGCTGGGGCCGCCGGGCTCCCGCGCCAATTACATTTGCTCCAAGGTCTTCCCCCATGCGCTGATCGTGGCGCCCACGGGCCGTGGCAAGACCACGGGCTTTGTCATTCCGAACCTGCTGACCTGGCAAGGCTCCGCCGTGACGCTCGATGTGAAGGGCGAGTGTTTCGAGGCCACGGCCCGGCACCGCGCGGCCCAAGGCGACAAGGTCTATCGCTTTGCCCCTACCGATTGGGAGGGCAAGCGCACGCATCGCTACAACCCGCTCCTGCGTATCTTCGAGCTGAGAGACCCTGCCCGCCAGCAGATGGAACTGCAGCTCTTGGCGACGCTGTTCCTGCAGAGTGACAACGACCGGGTGCAGGGCCTCCTCAAAGGCGGGATCGATCTCTTCGTGGCGGCAGGGCTCTTGGCGTTCCAGCGCAAGCGCCCGACCTTGGGCGAGATCTACCGCATCGCCGCCTCGGGCGGGAACAAGCAGAAGGAGTATTTCGCGCGGGGTCACGAGGTCGACAACAGGGCAGCAAAGCTGATTTTCACGCGGCTTGCCTCGACCAACAACGATACGCTGACCTCCTACGTCTCGCTCTTGATGACCTCGGGGCTCGATCAATGGCAGAACCCGGCCATCGATGAGGCGACGGCGGTCTCGGACTTTGACTTCCGCACGATCCGCAAGAAACCCTTTTCGGTCTATCTTGTGGTCCAGCCTCTCATGGTGAAGCCTCTGGCACCCCTGATCCGGCTCTTCTTCTCCGATCTTCTCTCGGCCATGCAGGAGAAGGATCCCGGGCCGGATGAGCCCTGGCCGGTGATGATCATGCTCGATGAGTTCAATCGCTTGGGCAAGATGCCCATCGTGGTCGAGAGCATCGAGACCCTGCGGACCTATCGCGGTCACCTTGCCGTAGTGACACAAACCATACCCGCCCTCGATGAAATCTACGGCGAGAACACCCGCCGTGCGCTGCAGGGCAATGCGGGCGTGAAACTCTACCTGACACCCTCAGATGAAAAGACCGTCGAGGAGCTGAGCAAGGCGGTCGGCAAGACCACGAAAACCGTCGTCACGCGCTCCCAATCCATCGGCAAGAATCCCTTCGAGGGGCGCAGCCAATCAACACGGACCGAGGAAAGCTCCTTGCTTCCTGAAGATGAAGCGCGCCGCCTGCCGCTCGACGAGATCGTCATGGTCATCGATGCCCAAATGCCTGTCCGGGCAAAACGGATCCAGTACTTCGATGATCGGCTGTTCAGGGCGATCCACGCGGCGCAGTCAGGCGAGCTGCCGTTCCCGGAGCTGGGGGGAGGGGGGCCGCAAGGCAATCTGCCGTTGAGTATGCGCGCCATGCCGATGACACCGCCACCGGACGGGCAAAGCGGACCCAACACCGAAGTGGACGCTGCACACCAGGCCGCTGCTGGTCAGCCGTCAGCGCATGTCGTTCCAAAGAAAACCGCGCCCGTCGTTCAAGCTGTGATCGCCGAGGAACAACGCCAGATGGAGATGGATTTTGGGGGCCAAGTCATGGATGCCGAGACAGCGAGCGCCGTGGGCGAGGCGCAAATGCGCTCCGCCGTCGGTGGCTTGGACGACATGGAAGCGATGCTGCGGGAGGATGGTGGTCAAAAGCTTGTTGCTCGATAG
- a CDS encoding O-antigen ligase domain-containing protein, with amino-acid sequence MTDLNPAEGLVYRTLVLTWPFYAVGSLYVVGPVLAWVLGGLAVLVLYLGPAVRDDLRATGTIPPVVWAWILGMFVMLVALWLGHLDWGLGLKKTIKSSIGWAKGWALLALFPLAGSLLPIRREVLVRAQCVVGLWTLIIAPMLLVAPYVGLPERIFTSPLKAIGGPGPEYFSVFLFTWDPASWTPRWQFYAPWSPFAALLGVVMVLFALEEKSIKWRSFGVAAGMLMIFASKSRMGLVGLVTCTVGPRMMPLILRGWAWQVVAVLTASMAIFGTSVVTSVSQAISAFKSARADSTRVRATLQRIASERWENEAFWFGHGTVQPGSHAVEYMPIGSHHTWFGLLFVKGIVGLIALLVPFVWQTCLSLIDSARGPRGHLPLGIVMTFTLLSFGENIEIEAYLLWPALIVLGIHARELVSDTKPEGTSLIKSD; translated from the coding sequence ATGACCGACCTCAACCCCGCCGAGGGACTGGTCTATCGGACCCTTGTCCTGACCTGGCCTTTCTACGCGGTTGGCTCTCTCTATGTTGTGGGTCCCGTTCTGGCGTGGGTCCTTGGCGGTCTGGCAGTACTGGTTCTTTATCTCGGCCCGGCCGTCCGCGATGACCTTCGGGCAACAGGCACGATCCCCCCGGTTGTTTGGGCGTGGATCCTCGGCATGTTCGTTATGCTGGTGGCCCTTTGGCTGGGGCACCTTGATTGGGGACTTGGACTCAAGAAGACGATTAAATCCTCAATCGGATGGGCCAAGGGTTGGGCGCTTCTCGCTCTTTTCCCGCTGGCCGGCTCACTTCTTCCCATCAGACGAGAGGTGCTTGTCCGCGCACAATGTGTCGTCGGACTTTGGACCCTGATCATCGCGCCCATGCTCCTCGTTGCGCCCTATGTCGGCCTGCCCGAAAGGATATTCACATCTCCGCTAAAAGCGATCGGTGGCCCCGGCCCCGAATATTTCTCTGTCTTTCTCTTTACTTGGGATCCGGCCAGCTGGACGCCACGGTGGCAGTTCTATGCGCCGTGGTCGCCGTTCGCTGCGCTTCTTGGCGTCGTCATGGTGTTGTTCGCGCTCGAGGAAAAATCCATCAAATGGCGCAGCTTCGGTGTCGCGGCCGGCATGTTGATGATCTTTGCGTCGAAGTCGCGCATGGGTTTGGTTGGCCTCGTCACCTGCACCGTTGGCCCACGTATGATGCCGTTGATCCTGCGCGGTTGGGCCTGGCAGGTCGTCGCGGTTTTGACGGCTTCAATGGCCATCTTTGGCACATCTGTTGTGACGTCAGTTTCACAAGCGATCTCGGCTTTCAAAAGCGCGCGCGCTGACAGCACACGGGTCCGCGCAACTCTACAGCGGATCGCATCCGAACGTTGGGAGAATGAAGCATTCTGGTTTGGTCATGGAACAGTTCAACCCGGCAGCCACGCCGTGGAATATATGCCGATTGGAAGCCATCATACGTGGTTCGGACTGCTGTTCGTGAAAGGGATCGTCGGTCTGATTGCGTTGCTGGTTCCATTTGTTTGGCAAACATGTCTCAGCCTCATTGACTCTGCACGTGGTCCCAGAGGGCATTTGCCGTTGGGGATTGTGATGACTTTCACACTGCTCTCGTTTGGCGAAAACATCGAGATCGAAGCCTACCTGCTTTGGCCAGCGTTGATCGTCCTTGGCATCCATGCCCGCGAACTCGTGTCTGACACAAAACCGGAAGGAACATCTCTGATTAAATCTGACTGA